In a genomic window of Ipomoea triloba cultivar NCNSP0323 chromosome 3, ASM357664v1:
- the LOC116011929 gene encoding dicarboxylate transporter 2.1, chloroplastic-like encodes MPMIPETSTATTRRRFSLLPWKGVRLIPLAISISIGLIFRFAIPKPHSVPTKGWQLLALFLTTISGLILTPLPVGGWAFTCLTLSVLTKTLTFSAAFSAFTNEVIWLIVSSFFFSRGFIKTGLGDRLAMLFVRFLGKSTLGLSYGLVLSEAIISPAMPSSTARAGGIFLPIIKSLASSADSHPKDPSSRKLGAYLVQSQLQASSNSSALFLTAAAQNLLCIKLAEGLGVKVSSRWVTWLKASCFPALVALLATPVVVYKIFPPEMKKTPDAPEMARRRMKEMGRMKFEEWIMVGTMLIMVALWIAGDSIGIASVVTAMLGLTLLMLCGVLDWDDCLSEKSAWDTLTWFGVLIGMATQLTALGVIKWMSDVVAGFLKSHSISSFWGFVILQAAYFFIHYLFAGQTAHVAALYSAFLGMHLASKVPGLFAALALAYNTNLNGALTHYSSGQAAVYYGGGFVELRDAFKLGIAMAVINITLWVLIGAGWWKVLGLY; translated from the exons ATGCCAATGATTCCAGAAACTTCCACCGCCACCACTCGCCGGAGATTCTCTCTTCTTCCATGGAAAGGCGTGAGGCTCATTCCTCTCGCAATATCAATCTCCATAGGACTCATCTTTCGCTTCGCCATTCCCAAGCCTCACAGTGTCCCAACTAAAGGCTGGCAACTCCTCGCCCTCTTTCTCACCACCATCTCCGGCCTCATCCTTACCCCGCTCCCCGTCGGGGGTTGGGCTTTCACTTGCCTCACCCTTTCCGTCCTCACCAAAACTCTCACCTTCTCCGCCGCCTTCTCCGCCTTCACCAATGAGGTCATTTGGCTCATTgtctcctccttcttcttctcccgAGGCTTCATCAAGACCGGGCTAGGGGATAGGCTTGCCATGCTGTTTGTGCGGTTTCTCGGGAAAAGCACTCTGGGTTTGTCTTATGGATTGGTTTTGAGCGAGGCCATCATTTCTCCTGCTATGCCCAGCTCAACAGCTCGGGCCGGTGGGATTTTCTTGCCCATTATTAAATCGTTAGCCTCCTCCGCTGATAGTCATCCCAAGGACCCGTCTTCCAGGAAGCTCGGGGCCTATCTCGTCCAGTCTCAATTGCAG GCTTCCAGTAACTCAAGTGCCCTTTTCCTGACTGCTGCAGCTCAAAACCTATTGTGCATCAAATTAGCAGAAGGGCTTGGTGTTAAGGTTTCAAGCAGATGGGTCACTTGGCTAAAGGCTTCCTGCTTCCCGGCACTGGTTGCTCTTCTAGCAACTCCGGTTGTTGTATACAAGATATTCCCTCCTGAAATGAAGAAGACGCCAGATGCCCCAGAAATGGCTCGAAGGAGGATGAAAGAAATGGGGCGTATGAAATTTGAAGAGTGGATTATGGTTGGAACTATGCTTATAATGGTTGCACTATGGATAGCTGG GGATAGTATTGGGATAGCAAGTGTTGTCACAGCGATGCTAGGCTTAACTTTGCTTATGCTGTGTGGAGTTTTAGACTGGGATGATTGCTTAAGTGAAAAGTCAGCGTGGGATACCTTAACTTGGTTCGGGGTTTTAATAGGGATGGCGACTCAATTAACTGCTCTTGGCGTGATCAAATGGATGTCTGATGTTGTGGCCGGTTTCCTCAAGTCACACTCAATAAGCTCGTTCTGGGGCTTTGTTATCCTTCAAGCCGCATATTTCTTTATCCACTACTTGTTTGCGGGACAGACTGCTCACGTTGCAGCATTGTACTCTGCGTTTCTTGGGATGCACTTGGCATCTAAAGTTCCCGGTTTGTTCGCTGCATTGGCTTTGGCCTACAACACAAACCTTAACGGTGCTTTGACTCACTATAGCAGTGGCCAGGCTGCTGTTTATTATGGAG GTGGCTTTGTGGAACTGCGCGACGCCTTTAAGTTGGGAATTGCAATGGCTGTAATTAATATTACCTTGTGGGTGTTAATTGGAGCTGGTTGGTGGAAGGTTCTTGGGCTATACTGA
- the LOC116013340 gene encoding ATP-dependent RNA helicase DEAH11, chloroplastic-like, with protein sequence MSSFAPGSRPHQDALPGSRTPANFVINLRSSNQTLTSLELRQLVRKLPKRPQSSSLCDGGGAKLCYERWPETLEAMEHLWRTRLAGELLFTPALIGSVELEKRVMTVFYQRVRELMYGELVKNSGKKLTELTEEANAVTAKLQKPNSLGVASDLLKRKEALLVEVELIRERIKEFKQGIRCVWFHLKDMDDSEESVSVLKLEGEFNWDRLHYLMMRECKRLQDGLPIFSFRQQILREISCHQVTVLTGETGSGKSTQLVQFLVDSGIGGDGALVCTQPRKLAAISLARRVKVECVGCYEDNSIICHPSYSSSSGFDAKIVFMTDHCLLQHYMSDNDLSKISCIVVDEAHERSLNTDLLLALIKGLLHRRPDMRLVVMSATADADQLSKYFIGSGKFHVIGRSFPVDIKYVPCESECCSGVVAPYASSVVKMALDIHNTHKDGAILAFLTSQMEVEWACENFRSPSTIALPLHGKLSNEDQNQIFLDFPRMRKVIFATNVAETSLTIPGVKYVVDSGLVKEKRFEPGSGMNVLRVCKTSQSSANQRAGRAGRTEPGKCYRLFSETDFESMPCHQEPEIHKVHLGIALLRILAFGIKDVENFDFIDAPSPKAIETTIKSLIQLGAIVQINDGYELTAEGLRIVKLGIEPRLGKMLLDCFEHQLGKEGLALAAVMANYSSIFCRVGTEEEKLKSDCQKVQFCHPFGDLFTLLSVYKEWDALPREKRNRWCWNNSVNAKTMRRCQETVQELEACIRHELRVLAPSIWHWNPQVHSEHDDTLKRIILASLAENVAMYSGYDQLGYEVALTGKYFQLHPSCSLLNFCQRPTWIVFGEVLVAAKEYLVCATAFDFSFLATLQPAPSFDFLKMDTRRLQKKVLTGFGSLLLKRFCGKSNCSLNHLVSQIRLSCMDERIGVEVRVDQNEIILNASSGDMEKVLAAVNEVLEHKRNLLKNECLEKCLHNGGPGSSASIALFGAGAEIKHLELEKRCLTVDIFQSTGTAVDDKELVMYLERNCGDICAIFKFSGISQESEELEKWGRVTFLTPDAANLATALNLVEFNGGLLKIVPSKVMYGGDKRMLSFPLLRAKVYWPRRGSRGKAVLRCDPNDVSLIVDDLSDLEIGGRFVRCEPSTSFPDRVVITGIDKDISETEISEAVNELTDRNILSLFLVRGNPVENPSLVACEEALLREISSLMPKRTHLSAQVFQPEPNDSYMRAIITFDGNLHLEAAKALEELDGKVLLGFLPWQKIKCQQIFQSSVSCPAAAYHVIETELHHLLERLKNHKGVECRLEQNENGPYRVKISANATKTVAEVRKPLEELMKGKAIDHEGVTATVLQLLFSWEGINLMRSIQRETGTYIMFDRHNLVVRIFGSLNRVDMAEQKFVSSLLALHENKQLVVRLRGEALPPDLMKRVVDMFGPDLKGLKEMFPDGDFYLNTRRHCIHVRGGTKDLCQRVEDAIYELARASGSHIERNDDEASCPICLCELEEERYKLESCLHVFCRSCLLEQCESAIRSSDGFPLRCLHNGCNAPILITDIKSLLQVEKLDELFRASVSAFVASNASYRFCPSPDCPSVYHIAHPDSSGSAFMCGVCYSETCTRCHQEYHPYLSCENYKEFKNDPDLSLKAWAEGRENVKVCPVCKSTIEKVDGCNHIECRCGKHVCWVCLEFYETSDECYNHLRSVHFSIV encoded by the exons ATGTCCAGTTTCGCTCCGGGTAGTAGGCCCCACCAGGATGCTCTACCGGGGTCAAGGACGCCGGCGAATTTCGTAATTAACCTCCGTTCGAGTAATCAGACGCTGACGAGTTTAGAATTACGGCAACTCGTGAGGAAATTGCCGAAGCGCCCACAGAGCTCTTCTCTATGCGACGGCGGTGGCGCGAAACTCTGTTACGAGCGGTGGCCGGAGACGCTGGAGGCCATGGAGCATTTGTGGCGAACCCGGCTCGCCGGAGAGCTTCTGTTCACGCCGGCGCTGATAGGAAGTGTGGAGTTGGAGAAGCGGGTCATGACGGTGTTTTATCAGAGAGTTAGGGAGTTAATGTACGGAGAGTTAGTTAAAAATTCCGGGAAGAAGTTAACGGAATTAACGGAGGAGGCAAATGCCGTCACGGCTAAGCTTCAAAAGCCGAATTCTTTAGGTGTTGCGAGTGATTTGTTGAAGAGGAAAGAGGCTTTGTTGGTTGAGGTTGAGTTGATAAGGGAAAGGATCAAGGAGTTCAAGCAGGGAATAAGGTGCGTGTGGTTTCATCTTAAGGATATGGATGACTCTGAGGAGAGTGTGAGTGTGTTGAAGCTCGAAGGAGAGTTCAATTGGGACCGCTTACATTATCTAATGATGAGGGAATGTAAAAGGCTCCAAGATGGCTtgcccattttctcttttcgcCAACAAATTCTCAGGGAAATTAGTTGTCACCAG GTCACTGTGTTGACTGGGGAGACGGGTTCTGGGAAGAGTACTCAATTGGTTCAGTTCCTAGTGGATTCTGGGATTGGCGGAGATGGTGCGCTAGTATGCACCCAGCCCAGGAAACTGGCTGCCATCTCTTTGGCAAGGAGGGTTAAAGTGGAATGTGTTGGGTGTTATGAGGATAATTCGATTATCTGTCACCCGTCATATTCATCTAGTTCCGGGTTTGATGCAAAGATAGTCTTTATGACAGACCATTGCCTGCTGCAGCATTACATGAGTGACAACGATTTGTCCAAGATATCGTGCATTGTAGTTGATGAAGCACATGAAAGAAGCCTAAACACTGATCTTCTTCTAGCATTGATAAAGGGTTTGCTTCATCGGAGGCCTGATATGAGGCTCGTCGTTATGTCTGCCACAGCTGATGCAGATCAGCTTTCGAAATACTTCATTGGGAGTGGAAAATTTCATGTGATTGGCAGAAGTTTTCCGGTTGACATCAAATATGTCCCGTGTGAATCGGAATGCTGTTCTGGGGTGGTTGCTCCTTATGCTTCAAGTGTTGTCAAGATGGCGCTTGACATCCACAATACCCACAAAGATGGAGCAATTCTTGCATTCTTGACTTCGCAAATGGAAGTCGAATGGGCTTGTGAGAATTTCCGGTCGCCCTCTACCATTGCCTTGCCTTTGCATGGGAAACTCTCCAATGAAGATCAGAATCAAATTTTTTTGGATTTCCCAAGAATGAGAAAGGTCATATTTGCTACAAATGTTGCTGAGACATCTTTGACAATTCCCGGGGTCAAATATGTTGTTGATTCTGGCTTGGTGAAGGAGAAAAGGTTTGAGCCTGGAAGCGGAATGAATGTATTGAGGGTTTGCAAGACCAGTCAAAGTTCTGCAAATCAACGAGCTGGGCGAGCTGGGAGAACTGAGCCTGGAAAGTGCTATAGACTCTTCTCAGAAACTGATTTTGAGAGTATGCCTTGTCATCAAGAACCTGAAATTCACAAGGTTCATCTTGGTATTGCATTGCTGAGGATTCTTGCCTTTGGCATAAAAGATGTGgagaattttgattttattgatGCACCTAGCCCAAAAGCTATCGAGACGACTATCAAGAGTCTAATTCAGTTAGGAGCCATTGTTCAAATTAACGATGGTTATGAATTAACTGCAGAAGGACTACGTATAGTGAAGTTGGGTATTGAGCCTCGGCTTGGGAAAATGCTCCTTGATTGCTTCGAACATCAATTAGGTAAAGAGGGTCTTGCCCTCGCTGCTGTTATGGCTAATTACAGCAGCATTTTCTGCAGAGTTGGCACTGAAGAAGAGAAACTAAAATCTGATTGCCAAAAGGTGCAATTTTGCCATCCCTTTGGTGACCTGTTCACTTTACTCTCTGTGTACAAGGAATGGGATGCTTTGCCTCGTGAAAAGAGAAATAGATGGTGCTGGAATAATAGTGTCAACGCCAAAACTATGAGGAGATGCCAGGAGACTGTGCAAGAATTGGAAGCATGCATTCGGCATGAACTGAGAGTTCTCGCTCCAAGTATCTGGCACTGGAATCCCCAAGTGCATAGTGAACATGATGATACATTAAAACGTATAATTTTAGCATCCCTTGCTGAGAATGTGGCAATGTACTCTGGTTATGACCAGCTTGGCTATGAGGTGGCACTCACCGGGAAGTATTTCCAATTGCATCCTTCATGTTCGTTGTTGAATTTCTGTCAAAGACCGACATGGATAGTCTTTGGTGAAGTTTTGGTGGCAGCTAAAGAGTATCTGGTTTGTGCTACCGCATTTGACTTCAGCTTTCTAGCCACCCTTCAACCAGCTCCATCGTTCGACTTTTTGAAGATGGACACTCGAAGGCTGCAGAAGAAGGTTTTGACGGGGTTTGGAAGCCTATTGCTGAAGAGGTTCTGCGGGAAATCTAACTGTAGTCTCAATCATCTCGTTTCACAAATCAGACTATCATGTATGGATGAACGCATTGGCGTCGAGGTGAGGGTTGATCAAAATGAGATTATACTGAATgcttcttctggagacatggaGAAGGTTTTAGCGGCTGTGAATGAAGTGTTGGAGCACAAGAGGAATTTATTGAAAAACGAATGTTTGGAGAAATGCTTGCACAATGGAGGACCTGGTTCTTCAGCTTCTATTGCTCTTTTCGGAGCTGGAGCTGAGATAAAGCATTTGGAGCTCGAGAAGAGATGTTTGACTGTCGACATATTTCAGTCAACTGGAACTGCAGTTGATGATAAGGAGTTGGTGATGTATCTGGAGAGGAACTGTGGCGACATATGTGCAATCTTCAAGTTCTCGGGCATAAGCCAAGAGAGCGAGGAGCTGGAAAAATGGGGCAGGGTAACATTTCTCACCCCCGATGCTGCTAATCTAGCTACTGCGTTAAATTTGGTCGAATTTAATGGTGGGTTACTGAAAATAGTTCCTTCCAAGGTAATGTATGGTGGCGATAAAAGAATGCTCTCATTTCCTTTGCTCAGAGCCAAAGTTTATTGGCCTCGTCGGGGCAGTAGAGGGAAAGCTGTTCTGAGATGCGACCCTAACGATGTTTCTCTCATTGTTGATGACCTTTCTGATCTAGAAATAGGAGGAAGATTCGTTCGGTGTGAGCCAAGCACAAGTTTCCCCGACCGAGTGGTTATTACTGGTATTGATAAGGACATTTCTGAAACTGAGATCTCCGAGGCTGTAAATGAACTAACAGATAGAAACATCCTCAGTTTGTTCCTCGTCAGAGGAAATCCAGTAGAAAATCCTTCACTCGTTGCTTGTGAGGAAGCGCTGTTGAGAGAAATATCCTCCTTGATGCCTAAGAGGACTCATCTTTCTGCACAGGTCTTCCAACCTGAACCTAATGATAGTTACATGAGAGCTATAATCACATTTGATGGAAATCTCCATCTCGAAGCTGCAAAGGCATTAGAAGAACTGGATGGGAAGGTGTTGCTTGGATTTCTTCCATGGCAGAAGATAAAATGCCAGCAGATATTCCAAAGCAGCGTGTCTTGTCCCGCAGCAGCCTATCATGTGATCGAGACGGAGTTGCATCATTTACTAGAAAGACTCAAGAATCATAAAG GTGTTGAATGCCGTCTTGAGCAAAACGAGAATGGTCCCTATAGGGTTAAGATATCTGCAAATGCTACAAAAACAGTTGCAGAAGTGAGAAAACCTTTGGAGGAGCTTATGAAAGGGAAGGCGATAGATCACGAGGGCGTTACTGCAACAGTTCTGCAACTTCTGTTTTCTTGGGAAGGCATCAATCTTATGAGGTCGATTCAACGGGAGACGGGAACCTATATTATGTTTGACAGGCATAACCTAGTTGTGAGAATCTTTGGTTCTTTGAACAGGGTTGATATGGCAGAGCAGAAATTTGTTAGCTCACTTCTTGCATTGCATGAGAACAAGCAACTTGTAGTGCGTCTTCGAGGTGAAGCTTTGCCTCCTGATTTGATGAAGAGAGTGGTTGATATGTTTGGACCGGACCTGAAAGGGCTCAAAGAGATGTTTCCTGATGGGGACTTTTACCTAAATACCCGACGCCATTGCATTCATGTCAGAGGAGGTACTAAAGACCTGTGCCAAAGAGTTGAGGATGCAATATACGAGCTTGCCCGGGCTAGTGGCTCACATATTGAAAGGAACGACGATGAGGCAAGCTGCCCGATTTGCTTGTGTGAATTGGAGGAGGAACGTTACAAGCTTGAAAGCTGTCTCCACGTCTTCTGTCGATCGTGCTTGTTGGAGCAGTGCGAGTCTGCAATCAGAAGCAGTGATGGCTTCCCATTGCGCTGTTTGCACAATGGCTGCAATGCTCCTATCCTTATCACAGACATAAAGTCTTTGTTGCAAGTCGAGAAGCTGGACGAGCTTTTCAGGGCGTCGGTGTCAGCTTTCGTGGCAAGCAACGCCTCGTACAGGTTCTGCCCCTCACCCGACTGCCCTTCAGTTTACCACATCGCACATCCTGACTCCTCGGGGTCGGCATTCATGTGTGGAGTGTGCTACTCGGAGACATGCACTAGATGCCACCAAGAGTACCACCCCTACCTCTCGTGCGAAAACTACAAGGAGTTCAAAAACGATCCAGACCTGTCCTTGAAGGCCTGGGCGGAGGGGAGGGAGAACGTGAAGGTGTGCCCGGTGTGTAAGAGCACCATCGAGAAGGTGGATGGGTGCAACCACATCGAATGCCGGTGTGGGAAACATGTTTGCTGGGTTTGCTTGGAGTTCTATGAAACCAGTGATGAATGCTATAACCATTTGAGGTCTGTTCATTTCAGCATTGTATAG
- the LOC116012127 gene encoding uncharacterized protein LOC116012127: MASWIMANRSNKDDIALGFTFLAQKSGLDLMQNCDLPPPLKVFSGVSPPPMEKHGGALEDHNEKLELLKALRLSQTRAREAERKFQALSKETDALSNLLLKESLRLFACRNWVRLLELQVSQMEKQYIHGSREEKIDDDHNTSSTWFVAMAFCMGIAGLSYRGVVYNWNCIDID; the protein is encoded by the exons ATGGCAAGCTGGATCATGGCTAACCGGTCAAACAAGGATGACATAGCTTTGGGTTTCACGTTTCTCGCTCAAAAATCCGGTCTTGACCTCATGCAGAACTGCGATTTACCCCCGCCGCTCAAGGTCTTTTCCGGCGTCTCCCCGCCTCCGATGGAAAAACACGGCGGCGCGTTAGAAGATCATAACGAGAAGCTAGAGCTTCTCAAGGCCCTCAGACTATCCCAGACCCGGGCCAGGGAAGCGGAGAGGAAATTTCAAGCCTTGTCCAAAGAAACAGACGCACTGTCGAATCTTCTGCTGAAAGAATCTCTGCGGTTATTCGCATGCCGGAACTGGGTTAGATTGCTTGAGCTCCAAGTTTCCCAGATGGAAAAACAGTATATTCATGGCAGTAGAGAGGAAAAAATTGATGATGATCACAACACTAGCTCCACATGGTTTGTGGCAATGGCTTTCTGTATGGGAATTGCTGGG CTTAGCTACAGGGGAGTGGTGTATAATTGGAATTGTATAGATATAGACTAA
- the LOC116011957 gene encoding E3 ubiquitin-protein ligase RING1-like, which translates to MAMARRVLDDLKDPRMVCDDCSPGADCSQDCTLVIPVSPPSSVKYHMPAYFISMLCLLGALFVILCYVTILKRYRLSQRNSRRTTPSPVEESRRDFIDGEQTQQVDHPIWYIRTVGLPDAVIESISVFKYKRAEGLTEGTDCSVCLTEFQEDESLRLLPKCSHAFHVPCIDTWLRSHKNCPLCRAPIISETANVVEQANNVVAVADQETLPENQESEEVIPEIRPPIASIEAINHKRIRAQSDLAEHRVIVDENGNFEPPRRSVSMDDSSSASMIEAAKRNFEIGSSKPSSSSSSSSASRSSRWYSAMKSSSFGRSLQKVPIGMKRSSSTSSGKCSLPTTNSKSQDF; encoded by the coding sequence ATGGCGATGGCTAGAAGGGTTTTGGATGATCTTAAAGACCCCCGAATGGTGTGTGACGATTGTTCACCTGGTGCAGATTGTTCCCAAGATTGTACCCTGGTAATTCCTGTTTCTCCCCCTTCTAGTGTGAAATATCACATGCCTGCATATTTCATCTCCATGCTATGTCTTCTCGGCGCCCTTTTCGTCATCCTCTGCTACGTCACCATCCTCAAACGGTACCGTTTAAGCCAGCGGAATTCCCGGAGGACGACGCCTTCTCCGGTAGAGGAATCCCGGCGGGATTTTATCGACGGGGAGCAGACGCAGCAGGTGGATCACCCGATTTGGTATATAAGAACCGTCGGCCTACCTGACGCCGTTATCGAGTCTATATCTGTTTTTAAGTATAAAAGAGCGGAGGGTTTAACGGAAGGCACGGATTGCTCCGTTTGCTTAACGGAATTTCAAGAAGACGAGAGTCTCCGTTTGTTGCCTAAATGTAGCCACGCTTTTCACGTCCCCTGCATCGACACTTGGCTAAGGTCACACAAGAATTGTCCGCTGTGTCGCGCGCCGATAATCAGCGAAACGGCAAACGTTGTCGAACAAGCGAACAACGTTGTCGCGGTCGCCGATCAAGAAACCCTACCGGAAAATCAAGAAAGTGAAGAGGTGATCCCCGAAATCAGGCCCCCAATTGCAAGTATTGAAGCAATAAATCACAAACGGATTCGAGCCCAGAGCGATTTGGCCGAGCACAGAGTTATTGTGGACGAGAATGGGAATTTTGAGCCGCCAAGAAGATCAGTGTCGATGGATGATTCCTCTTCGGCTTCAATGATTGAAGCGGCGAAGAGGAATTTCGAGATTGGTTCCTCAAagccatcttcttcttcttcttcttcttctgcaagTAGAAGTTCTCGCTGGTACAGTGCGATGAAGAGTTCTTCATTCGGGCGGTCCCTGCAGAAAGTTCCGATTGGTATGAAGAGATCATCCTCAACTTCTAGTGGGAAGTGTTCTTTGCCAACTACAAATAGCAAAAGCCAAGATTTTTGA